CCGGCTGGTTGGCCTGAGAAAAACTGATTGCCTAATCCATTTTTAATATCAACATACGAATTTCCGTTGAGTTGGATCACAACATCGAAGCGATCTGACACTAATTCATAGTAAGAAGTATTCCCACTAGTTGATGTAAATGTAAGTTCACTTGCAGGTGGCGTCTCTTCCTCCTCAGGTACTTCCTCTTCGTCGACGATTCCTTCTTCTTCAGAGCCTTCTTCATCGACCGGTTCGCTATCTTCTTCCACAGGTTCATTCGGCTCGACAACATCTTCAGAAAAGTCCGCATCAACATTCTCTTCATTGTCTGGAGGAATTGCTGCATCGCGCTCTCCGCCAATACTTTGTGTAATTAACCAAATAACGACGGCAAAGATGACCAAGAACGCTAAGGCTGCCATTGCTGGCACGAAAGCCGATTTAGATTTTTTGGTCGGACGAACAGGTGATTTTGTACGCTCAGAGCGAGATGGTAAGTCTACTGCTTCTTTTTGAGGGTTTGGAAGTTCACTACGATATTGGTCAAATAACACTTCCGAATCTAACCCTACTGCCTCGGCATACGTCTTAACAAATGCTCTAGCATAAAAAAGACCAGGAAGGGTATCAAAACGCCCTTCCTCAATTGCTTGTAAATAACGCTTTTGGATCTTTGTTGTTCTCTGCAAGTCTTCAAGAGATAATCCTTTTTGTTCTCTTGTTTCCTTCAAATGTTGACCTAATTCTGACACAACTAACACCTACCTACAACTTTAACTAATATCAAATGAAGAGAAACCAGACTCCATCACTTCATAGGAGATTGTCTCTTTCTCATTGTTCCTTAATTCAATGATGCAATCAAAATCTTCTAATTCATATTCTGTTTCACGCACAAAGATATCTGGATGCTCGACTACTTTCACCGCAGGCAATCGCATAATATCTCGTACTAATGTACGATGTCTCTCTGTCGAACGCATGGTTGAGACAATTCCATCGATAATAAAAATGTGATCCTCACTTAATTCATCATCTGCAAGTTGATTGCGAACGGTTTGTCTAAGTAATGTTGAGGAAATGAACGACCATCTTTTGTTGGCACAAACACTAGCCGCTACAATCGATTCCGTCTTCCCCACTCGAGGCATCCCGCGTATCCCAACTAAATAGTGGCCATCACGCTTATATAATTCGGCCATAAAATCGACGAGCAAACCAAGCTCCGTCCGAATAAAACGAAAGGTCTTACGATCATCTGCATCTCGTTCAATATATCGTCCGTGGCGAATCGCTAAGCGATCACGTAATCGAGGCTCTCGGAATTTTCTAACCGTAATGCTCTCGATCGTGTCTAAAATCGCACGAAACCTAGCTATAGGATCCTCACTAGCACTACGTATTAACATCCCACGACGCATATCATCGACACCGTTTATTGTCACAATGTTTATTTTTAACATACCAAGTAAAGAAGAGATATCTCCTAGTAATCCAGGACGATTGTTATGAATTTGATACTCTAAATACCATTCCTTCATAATGTATACCGTCACCTTTCTATTGTAGGATATGCAACTTATAGGTAACTTTTAAGGTGAAATATTGACAAATTCATCTAATATTCTCTACTTCTTAATGATAATGGATTTTACTTGCAAATGAAAGCACTTTGTCTAGTTAAATGCCAAAATGTCGAAAAAGATACTTGAAGCACTTAGTTTACTACAAAAATGTTCATGCTCCTACCGTTTTTATTTAGATTTAGTCCTAAAGCTATAATAAGTGGAACACCTAAAAAAGAACGCCGCACGTATGTGCGACGTTCTCTTACTTTTAGCCATCGTTATGAACTAGTTTAACCATCATATTTGCAATAGCATGTTGTTCTGCTTCATCTGCTACTTTCCATAGCTCTGCTAGAACACGCTCTTGCTCATTTTTAGGCTCTACTTGTTGTGCTAGATATTCGCCTACTTGATAAGCCACATCCGATACAACATTTTGATTCATGCCCTCATGTTGAGCTTGATCAAGACGATCGCCTAAAAAGTCTTTCCAATGATCCCAGTTGTCGAGTACAGACATACTAGCCCCTCCTTGAAGAAAATGTATTACATCCTTATTTTCTCAAGCAAAGCGGTTTTTTATGCAGAGAAACTTAACAATTCCACGCACCATTTATAGAGAGAATTTGACCGTTTATATAATTTGATTTCTCAGAAGCTAAAAAAGCAACAGCATGTGCGATATCTTCTGGTGTCCCAAAGACGCCAGCAGGTATTTCATCGCATAGGTCATTTAAGTCAACTTGTGAGTAGCTTTTCATCATATCCGTTAAAATCGCACCAGGTGCCACCGCATTAACTTGGATGTTACTTATTGCTACTTCTTTAGCTAGGCTCTTAATAAAGCTGTTTAAGCCACCTTTGGCAGCAGAATAAGCCACCTCACATGCTCCTCCAGTCACACCCCAAATAGAAGAAATGGCTATCACTTTCCCCTTTTTTTCACGAATCATATGTGGTAAAAGCTTGCGTGTTATCTTGATTGGATTTGCGACATACAAATTCATCATTTGATCAAGTTCATGATCCGTTAAGTCTGTGAACAATTGGGAAAGGCTCATTCCACCACAGTGAATGACGATATCAACAGGTGCAAATACTTGCTGTAATAATTGTGAGGCCCCCTCCCGCATACTAAGATCTGCTTGTACATAGTGAACATCATCTGCCCCTTGTTTAAGACAATCCTTCCCAACAGCAAGTACCGCTTCTTCATTTGTATAATAATGCAAAAATAGAGCGCACCCAGGTGAGGCTAGCTCTTTTGCAATCGCTGCACCAATCCCTCGTGACGCTCCAGTGATTAAAATTC
Above is a genomic segment from Bacillus sp. FJAT-45037 containing:
- the ymfI gene encoding elongation factor P 5-aminopentanone reductase, with protein sequence MKRILITGASRGIGAAIAKELASPGCALFLHYYTNEEAVLAVGKDCLKQGADDVHYVQADLSMREGASQLLQQVFAPVDIVIHCGGMSLSQLFTDLTDHELDQMMNLYVANPIKITRKLLPHMIREKKGKVIAISSIWGVTGGACEVAYSAAKGGLNSFIKSLAKEVAISNIQVNAVAPGAILTDMMKSYSQVDLNDLCDEIPAGVFGTPEDIAHAVAFLASEKSNYINGQILSINGAWNC
- a CDS encoding DUF3388 domain-containing protein — encoded protein: MKEWYLEYQIHNNRPGLLGDISSLLGMLKINIVTINGVDDMRRGMLIRSASEDPIARFRAILDTIESITVRKFREPRLRDRLAIRHGRYIERDADDRKTFRFIRTELGLLVDFMAELYKRDGHYLVGIRGMPRVGKTESIVAASVCANKRWSFISSTLLRQTVRNQLADDELSEDHIFIIDGIVSTMRSTERHRTLVRDIMRLPAVKVVEHPDIFVRETEYELEDFDCIIELRNNEKETISYEVMESGFSSFDIS
- a CDS encoding DUF3243 domain-containing protein: MSVLDNWDHWKDFLGDRLDQAQHEGMNQNVVSDVAYQVGEYLAQQVEPKNEQERVLAELWKVADEAEQHAIANMMVKLVHNDG
- a CDS encoding helix-turn-helix domain-containing protein produces the protein MSELGQHLKETREQKGLSLEDLQRTTKIQKRYLQAIEEGRFDTLPGLFYARAFVKTYAEAVGLDSEVLFDQYRSELPNPQKEAVDLPSRSERTKSPVRPTKKSKSAFVPAMAALAFLVIFAVVIWLITQSIGGERDAAIPPDNEENVDADFSEDVVEPNEPVEEDSEPVDEEGSEEEGIVDEEEVPEEEETPPASELTFTSTSGNTSYYELVSDRFDVVIQLNGNSYVDIKNGLGNQFFSGQPAGGEELSYQFAEEEEIEINIGASQNVTLFINDEEVDFAIDNPHQRVNIVQVTENEQ